In Eriocheir sinensis breed Jianghai 21 chromosome 12, ASM2467909v1, whole genome shotgun sequence, the following proteins share a genomic window:
- the LOC126997247 gene encoding uncharacterized protein LOC126997247, giving the protein MEEVFAVMNLQQQQQQPHAAAATLHADDVDDQIMGQAALEVEAMDNTSQAEAVDNTSHPRNGADVGGGEVGDVPETPKSTGEHITGESLGNNNNNRGALGGVGKMGRRVLREGLLRLLKDVIPPLPVSHLKNNPPVSVTHIHGNNNRHASVMVCLDSPSGAESRERRRSRLQQKDHEMRQSRLEKKMQHMAEVLRQLQQQGRSEQQETHQRRQERDRGQERRRRMTKNNLPKQQEHRDPRLSQKSLHKVGRKKLQVAKREAGLFSSAAAYGRGKPMKKNISVTKKLVFEDPPARRATTAAVEENLAPMQLVRTKQMKASQALSFLQLSIL; this is encoded by the exons atggaggaagtcttcgccgtcatgaacttacaacaacaacaacaacagccccacgctgccgctgcaactcttcatgctgacgatgttgacgatcagataatgggtcaagccgcattagaagttgaagccatggataacacatcccaagctgaagccgtggataacacatcacatcccagaaacggag cggatgttggtggtggtgaggtgggggatgttccagaaactcccaagtctaccggtgaacacatcacgggcgagtcattgggcaacaacaacaacaaccgcggcgcgttgggaggtgtcggtaaaatggggcggcgTGTGCTGAGGGAAGGACTTctgcgacttctgaaggatgtgatacctccattaccagtgtctcatctGAAGAACAACCCACCGGTcagcgtaacgcata tccacggcaacaacaacagacacgcttcggtgatggtgtgtcttgactctccgtcgggcgctgaatcgcgagagcggcggcgaagtcgtctgcagcaaaaagatcatgaaatgcgtcaatcacgactggaaaaaaaaatgcagcatatggcggaagtgttgcggcagctccagcagcaggggcgtagcgagcagcaggagacgcaccagagacgacaagaacgcgaccggggacaagaacggcggcgaagaatgacaaagaataatttgccgaagcagcaagaacaccgggacccaagactgtctcagaagagcctccacaaagttgggagaaaaaaacttcaggtggccaaacgtgaggcgggtctcttctcctcagcagcggcgtacggtcggggaaaaccaatgaaaaaaaatatctctgtgaccaagaaactcgtctttgaagacCCACCAGCGCGGCGTGCAACAACTGCGGCCGTTGAAGAAAATCTCGCGCCAATGCAGCTCGTGCGGACGAAACAAATGAAAGCTTCTCAAGCACTGtccttccttcagctttcaattctttga